Proteins from a genomic interval of Rhodococcoides fascians A25f:
- a CDS encoding response regulator transcription factor — protein sequence MRILVVDDDRAVRESLRRSLTFNGYTVDLAVDGLDALEQVAAGRPDALVLDVMMPRLDGLEVCRRLRSVGDDLPILVLTARDSVSERVAGLDAGADDYLPKPFALEELLARLRALLRRTAMEAGIDSETMTFADLSLDPVTREVSRAERSISLTRTEFSLLEMLMTNPRRVLTRSRILEEVWGYDFPTSGNALEVYVGYLRRKTEAEGESRLIHTVRGVGYVLRETPP from the coding sequence ATGCGGATATTGGTGGTCGACGACGATCGAGCGGTGCGTGAGTCGCTGCGTAGGTCGCTGACGTTCAACGGGTACACCGTGGACCTGGCGGTCGACGGGCTCGACGCGCTCGAGCAGGTAGCGGCGGGGCGGCCCGATGCGTTGGTACTCGACGTGATGATGCCTCGGCTCGACGGCCTCGAAGTGTGCAGGCGATTGCGCAGTGTCGGCGACGACCTGCCGATTCTCGTGCTGACGGCTCGGGATTCTGTGTCCGAGCGCGTCGCCGGTCTCGATGCGGGGGCCGACGATTACCTCCCCAAGCCGTTCGCGCTCGAAGAACTACTGGCCCGTCTGCGAGCGTTGCTACGGCGCACCGCGATGGAGGCGGGCATCGACTCGGAGACCATGACGTTCGCGGACCTGTCTCTGGACCCGGTCACCCGGGAGGTCTCGCGTGCCGAACGCTCCATCAGCCTCACCCGAACCGAATTCTCGTTGCTCGAGATGCTGATGACGAATCCACGCCGAGTCCTCACCAGAAGTCGAATCCTCGAGGAAGTCTGGGGCTACGACTTTCCGACGTCGGGCAACGCGCTCGAGGTGTATGTCGGCTATCTGCGCCGTAAGACCGAGGCCGAGGGGGAGTCGCGGCTGATCCACACCGTTCGCGGTGTCGGATACGTCCTACGCGAAACGCCCCCGTGA
- the corA gene encoding magnesium/cobalt transporter CorA has protein sequence MPIVDNAVYVEGKRTANPESLDITFECMRDRHGMAWIGLYRPELSEINAVANEFGLHRLAVEDAIAAHQRPKLERYAEQLFVVLRPARYIDETEKVEFGELHIFLGADFVVTIRHAESPELGKVRHRLEESPELLGLGPEAILYGILDQVVDEYVPVIKGLQTDIDEIEDQLFTGDPSVSRRIYSLLREVSEFDRAAKPLVEMIESLKRGSDKYHVDVELQRNLRDVLDHAIRISDRIEAFRSNLQNAMTVHSTMVAQQQNEEMRNMTQVSLEQNEQVKRISSWGAILFAPSLIAAIYGMNFDDMPELKWQFGYPLALVAMVICSSALYVVFKRQKWL, from the coding sequence GTGCCGATCGTCGACAACGCCGTCTACGTGGAGGGGAAGCGAACCGCTAATCCCGAAAGCCTCGATATCACTTTCGAGTGCATGCGAGATCGCCACGGAATGGCATGGATTGGCCTCTACCGACCCGAGCTCAGCGAAATCAACGCTGTGGCAAACGAATTCGGGCTGCATCGGCTGGCCGTAGAGGATGCCATTGCGGCCCATCAACGGCCCAAGCTCGAACGCTATGCCGAGCAGCTCTTCGTCGTACTGCGCCCCGCCAGATACATCGACGAGACCGAAAAGGTCGAATTCGGCGAATTGCACATTTTTCTCGGCGCAGATTTTGTGGTGACCATTCGCCACGCCGAATCGCCCGAACTCGGGAAAGTGCGACACCGGCTCGAGGAATCCCCCGAATTGCTCGGACTGGGGCCCGAAGCGATCCTGTACGGCATCCTCGATCAGGTCGTCGACGAATACGTTCCCGTCATCAAGGGCTTGCAAACCGACATCGACGAGATCGAGGATCAACTGTTCACCGGCGATCCGAGTGTGTCGCGCCGAATCTATTCACTGTTGCGTGAGGTATCCGAATTCGACCGCGCGGCAAAGCCTCTGGTCGAGATGATCGAATCACTCAAGCGTGGGTCGGACAAGTATCACGTCGACGTCGAATTGCAGCGCAACCTTCGCGACGTGCTGGACCACGCGATCCGCATCTCGGACCGCATCGAGGCGTTCCGGTCCAATCTGCAGAACGCGATGACCGTGCACTCCACCATGGTGGCGCAGCAGCAGAACGAAGAAATGCGCAACATGACCCAGGTCAGCCTCGAACAGAACGAACAGGTCAAGCGCATTTCATCCTGGGGTGCAATACTTTTCGCACCCTCGCTCATCGCCGCCATCTACGGCATGAACTTCGACGACATGCCCGAACTGAAATGGCAGTTCGGCTATCCACTCGCGCTGGTCGCCATGGTGATCTGTTCCAGCGCGCTGTACGTGGTGTTCAAACGCCAGAAGTGGCTGTAG
- a CDS encoding PASTA domain-containing protein, which translates to MRIGFKKTIATIAVAGALSLGGGAIAQADTDRATIPDVVGISESAALQALADAGFTNVTTNYDRPDAIVIGTSFQAGTQVNENASILVMVGRD; encoded by the coding sequence ATGCGTATCGGATTCAAGAAGACCATTGCCACCATCGCCGTAGCCGGTGCCCTCTCACTCGGTGGCGGCGCCATCGCCCAAGCCGACACAGATCGCGCGACGATTCCCGATGTTGTCGGCATCTCCGAATCAGCCGCCTTACAGGCTCTCGCGGATGCTGGTTTCACCAACGTGACCACCAACTACGACCGACCGGATGCCATCGTGATTGGAACGAGCTTCCAGGCCGGGACCCAGGTCAACGAGAACGCGTCCATCCTGGTCATGGTCGGACGCGATTAG
- a CDS encoding FmdB family zinc ribbon protein, with amino-acid sequence MPTYSYACTECDNRFDIVQSFTDDTLTVCPACSGKLRKLFNSVGIVFKGSGFYRTDSRGGSSTSSEGAGEKKSDAAAAKSDSKSESKSDSKPAEKKSSDSSSSSSSSSSSTTKAAASQ; translated from the coding sequence ACCGAGTGCGACAACCGCTTCGACATCGTCCAGTCCTTCACCGACGACACGTTGACGGTGTGCCCGGCATGCTCCGGCAAGCTTCGAAAGCTGTTCAATTCCGTCGGTATCGTCTTCAAGGGCAGCGGCTTCTACCGCACCGACAGTCGCGGTGGCTCGAGCACCTCGAGCGAGGGCGCAGGCGAGAAGAAGTCCGATGCGGCCGCCGCGAAGTCGGACTCGAAGTCCGAGTCCAAGTCCGACTCCAAGCCGGCCGAGAAGAAATCTTCCGATTCGTCGTCGTCGAGCTCCTCGTCTTCGTCATCCACCACGAAAGCTGCTGCAAGCCAGTAG
- a CDS encoding SAF domain-containing protein yields the protein MTARKNRLDSTLLDSITLRPAWVGSPKFRRVAAGALVALAAVLFVDDAAGDDRVEVITAGRDLTPGTVLTPADVVVSDWDSASVPEGALIDTAAVDGQTLTGPVRAGELLTDVRLLGSRTATTALGTEARVVPVHLADAGVSDLLREGDQVDVLTVEVQEDPNAVPAARVLASGAVVVLVSADAGGSRQRDRVVLLALPTDDATTVAAASLVSALTVTLH from the coding sequence ATGACCGCTCGTAAGAACCGACTCGACTCGACTCTGCTCGATAGCATCACCCTGCGGCCGGCGTGGGTCGGCTCCCCGAAGTTCCGGCGGGTGGCGGCAGGCGCATTGGTGGCACTTGCAGCAGTCTTGTTCGTCGACGACGCCGCCGGCGACGACCGAGTAGAAGTGATCACCGCAGGACGCGATCTGACACCCGGGACGGTTCTGACGCCGGCCGATGTGGTCGTCAGCGACTGGGATTCAGCAAGTGTTCCCGAGGGCGCACTGATCGATACGGCTGCGGTGGACGGCCAGACACTCACCGGGCCGGTACGAGCGGGCGAGTTGCTGACCGACGTACGCCTTCTCGGATCTCGGACCGCCACGACGGCATTGGGCACCGAGGCACGCGTCGTACCGGTGCATCTCGCGGACGCCGGAGTGAGCGACCTGCTGCGTGAAGGTGATCAGGTCGACGTGTTGACCGTCGAGGTACAGGAAGACCCTAACGCCGTCCCCGCCGCCCGAGTGCTGGCATCTGGCGCCGTGGTCGTACTCGTCTCCGCCGACGCCGGGGGCAGCAGACAGCGAGATCGCGTGGTGCTGCTCGCGTTACCGACCGACGATGCGACGACGGTGGCCGCCGCGTCGTTGGTCAGTGCACTGACGGTCACGCTGCACTGA
- a CDS encoding MspA family porin: MTEIQKSRRSRGLKSMSVAVAASASVVGLVLGTGTASAAVDSSNSIVDGAGNTITVTLSDTFINGVAPLDGNPLTREWFANGRASYDVQGPTADDFEGTLKIGYQIGYPMSLNGGVEVSWSSPSAEFNLGSGNESTVTGTIPVTPPGTPSIELGGVGTSSTGLDVGVQLIPQATGTIALANGPGVVQSESAYAVLNDSADITSSEGDAAGTSGSIQVANLHGTATGILGNVTIRPYVSLTSAAGDTAITYGVPVRLN; the protein is encoded by the coding sequence ATGACGGAGATCCAGAAGTCGCGGCGCAGCCGGGGACTCAAGTCCATGAGCGTTGCAGTTGCTGCCAGCGCTTCGGTAGTCGGCCTGGTACTCGGTACCGGAACCGCTTCCGCCGCTGTCGACAGCTCCAACTCGATCGTCGATGGCGCCGGCAACACCATCACGGTGACGCTGTCCGACACCTTCATCAACGGTGTCGCTCCGCTCGACGGCAACCCGCTCACCCGTGAGTGGTTCGCCAACGGTCGGGCTTCCTACGACGTCCAGGGCCCCACGGCCGACGACTTCGAGGGCACCCTCAAGATCGGCTACCAGATCGGCTACCCGATGAGCCTCAACGGTGGCGTCGAGGTCTCTTGGTCCTCGCCTTCGGCTGAGTTCAACCTCGGTTCGGGCAACGAGTCCACCGTGACCGGCACGATCCCGGTCACACCTCCCGGAACTCCGTCCATCGAGCTCGGCGGTGTCGGCACCTCCAGCACCGGCCTCGACGTCGGCGTTCAGCTGATCCCGCAGGCCACCGGAACCATCGCCCTGGCCAACGGCCCCGGCGTCGTTCAGTCCGAGAGCGCATACGCAGTGCTCAACGACTCGGCCGACATCACCTCTTCCGAGGGTGACGCAGCAGGCACCAGCGGATCCATCCAGGTCGCGAACCTGCACGGTACCGCCACCGGCATCCTGGGCAACGTCACGATCCGTCCGTATGTTTCGCTGACCAGCGCAGCGGGCGACACGGCCATCACCTACGGCGTTCCGGTTCGCCTCAACTGA
- a CDS encoding S1C family serine protease — protein sequence MSDDRNEAEQPGQGAGSEQHPANRASGGDEQNYSTQQHPTQQNPAQQDSTQQHPTQQFPPQQNEPHNAGSQPPQQGYPQQYAGYGQGAYQPGYGPYGQQGHPQASTQAHAQPQHVAPQTNSTQGAVKTRPGRSALVAGAIALVLVGGGIGGAVGAIATNNANGNGGAVSNSLNSTVTAAQPAANFPDGSVQAVANKVLPSVVQIQVKGSQEEGEGSGVILSSDGLILTNNHVATGAGANGKLTVAFSDGSVADATIVGADSVSDMAVIKAEGKSNLTPIELGSSSNLEVGQQVVAIGSPLGLAGTVTTGIVSSLNRPVSTSGESGNQNSVIDAIQTDAAINPGNSGGALVNTDGQLIGINTAIATLGGSEGSGTQSGSIGLGFAIPVDQAKRIADELTTTGKATQAMIGVQVPSQDDANGATVVEVTEGGPAASAGIPKGAVITKLDDRIISSGDALIAAVRSHAPGDSVTVTYTDGGSEKTAKVTLGTAEPAAQQTQTQTQQQEQQLPFQVPSFPGGR from the coding sequence ATGAGTGACGACCGTAACGAAGCCGAACAGCCCGGACAGGGTGCCGGGTCCGAGCAGCATCCGGCAAACCGGGCTTCGGGCGGCGACGAGCAGAACTACTCGACCCAGCAGCATCCGACTCAGCAGAATCCGGCTCAGCAGGATTCCACTCAGCAGCACCCGACGCAGCAGTTCCCGCCACAGCAGAACGAACCCCACAACGCAGGGTCGCAACCGCCGCAGCAGGGTTACCCGCAGCAGTACGCCGGCTACGGACAGGGGGCCTACCAGCCCGGCTACGGGCCGTACGGCCAGCAGGGTCATCCCCAGGCGTCCACGCAGGCCCATGCCCAGCCGCAGCACGTTGCACCGCAGACGAATTCGACGCAGGGCGCTGTGAAGACCCGGCCCGGTCGCTCGGCGCTGGTGGCCGGAGCCATCGCTCTCGTTCTGGTCGGTGGCGGAATCGGCGGCGCGGTCGGTGCGATCGCGACCAACAACGCCAACGGCAACGGTGGCGCAGTCAGCAATTCGTTGAACTCGACTGTCACAGCCGCGCAACCGGCCGCGAACTTCCCTGACGGCTCCGTTCAGGCCGTTGCGAACAAGGTGCTCCCGAGTGTGGTGCAGATTCAGGTCAAGGGTTCGCAGGAAGAGGGTGAGGGCTCGGGCGTCATCCTCAGCAGCGACGGCTTGATCCTCACCAACAACCACGTTGCGACGGGCGCAGGCGCCAACGGCAAACTCACCGTTGCATTCTCGGACGGCTCGGTGGCCGACGCCACGATCGTCGGTGCCGACTCGGTGTCGGACATGGCCGTCATCAAAGCCGAAGGCAAATCCAATCTGACGCCCATCGAACTCGGTTCGTCGTCGAATCTCGAAGTGGGACAGCAGGTTGTCGCGATCGGTTCACCCCTCGGATTGGCGGGCACCGTCACCACCGGCATCGTGTCGTCACTCAACCGGCCGGTGTCGACTTCCGGTGAGTCCGGCAATCAGAACTCGGTGATCGACGCCATCCAGACCGACGCTGCAATCAACCCGGGCAACTCCGGTGGTGCGCTCGTCAACACCGACGGTCAGCTGATCGGTATCAACACCGCAATCGCCACACTCGGCGGCAGCGAGGGATCCGGTACGCAGAGCGGCTCGATCGGGCTCGGGTTCGCAATCCCGGTGGATCAGGCCAAGCGCATCGCCGACGAGCTGACCACCACAGGCAAGGCGACCCAGGCCATGATCGGGGTTCAGGTGCCGTCGCAGGACGATGCCAACGGCGCGACCGTCGTCGAGGTCACCGAGGGTGGTCCGGCGGCGTCGGCAGGAATTCCGAAGGGCGCGGTGATCACCAAGCTCGACGATCGGATCATCTCGAGCGGTGACGCGCTGATCGCGGCGGTCCGCTCGCACGCTCCCGGAGACTCGGTCACTGTCACCTACACCGACGGCGGTAGCGAGAAGACGGCCAAGGTGACGCTCGGAACGGCAGAGCCCGCTGCGCAGCAGACGCAGACGCAGACGCAGCAGCAGGAACAGCAGTTGCCCTTCCAGGTCCCGTCCTTCCCGGGCGGTCGCTGA
- the mscL gene encoding large conductance mechanosensitive channel protein MscL, producing the protein MLKGFKDFLLRGNVVDLAVAVVVGAAFTAIVTAFTTNIINPLVAAVGGSNELGWGIKILSDNDATFINLGAVVTAIINFIIIAAVVYFVLILPVNTAKKRFVSQPEKELSDVDVLVQIRDILAGGTAAGQKLSTAADTTGGSGEAIDSSSPDLGKHSKD; encoded by the coding sequence ATGCTGAAGGGCTTCAAAGACTTTCTGTTGCGCGGCAACGTCGTGGACCTCGCAGTTGCAGTGGTCGTCGGTGCGGCATTCACCGCCATCGTCACCGCATTCACCACCAACATCATCAACCCCCTCGTCGCGGCCGTCGGCGGTAGCAACGAACTCGGCTGGGGCATCAAAATACTGTCGGACAACGATGCGACGTTCATCAATCTGGGGGCCGTGGTCACGGCGATCATCAACTTCATCATCATCGCCGCGGTTGTCTACTTCGTGCTGATCCTGCCGGTGAACACCGCGAAGAAGCGCTTCGTCAGCCAGCCGGAGAAGGAACTGAGCGACGTCGACGTGCTGGTGCAGATCCGCGACATCCTCGCGGGCGGAACCGCAGCGGGACAGAAACTTTCGACGGCCGCCGACACCACCGGCGGTAGCGGCGAGGCAATCGATTCCTCCTCCCCCGACTTGGGCAAGCACTCGAAGGACTGA
- a CDS encoding MogA/MoaB family molybdenum cofactor biosynthesis protein produces the protein MELDAPLAGRALVVIVDDRTAHSTEKDSTGPLVTELLTEAGFLVDGVVAVTADEVDVRNALNTAVIGGVDLVVSIGGTGVSPRDVTPDVTAEVLDREIPGISEALRSSGLAAGSLDAGLSRGLVGVSGSTLVVNLASSRAAIRDGMATLTPLASQVIAELSGLDA, from the coding sequence ATGGAACTCGACGCACCACTGGCAGGGCGCGCGTTGGTCGTCATCGTGGATGACCGCACTGCGCACAGCACCGAGAAGGATTCGACGGGACCTCTCGTCACCGAACTGTTGACCGAGGCAGGGTTTCTCGTCGACGGCGTTGTTGCAGTGACTGCCGACGAAGTAGACGTGCGAAACGCTCTCAACACAGCGGTGATCGGTGGAGTCGACCTGGTGGTGTCGATCGGCGGCACGGGCGTTTCGCCGCGTGACGTGACCCCCGACGTCACCGCTGAGGTACTCGATCGTGAGATTCCGGGTATCAGCGAGGCGTTGCGTTCGTCGGGTCTGGCAGCGGGCTCGCTGGACGCGGGCCTGTCGAGAGGCTTGGTCGGCGTGTCCGGCAGCACCCTCGTGGTCAACCTGGCGTCGTCGCGGGCAGCTATTCGCGACGGCATGGCCACGCTGACGCCGCTGGCGAGCCAGGTCATAGCCGAGCTGTCGGGGCTGGACGCATAG
- a CDS encoding HAMP domain-containing sensor histidine kinase produces the protein MVAPFGRKTADVGGSSPTAMRPPTAMRPPTPLTRSVSLRWRVTLLAASVVAIAVAVMAIAAYTVVSRALYGDVDTQLRSRASALAESTLVSYDPRFVAGATLYSTDVSVALIYPDMSSYNPPGPKVPIGDAELAVVRGDQESSLRTLDDQRVLAIRTEDGSTLVVAQRLLPTGEVLDRLAWVLLIVGGCGVVLAAGAGMAVGRTGLRPIARLTAAAERVARTDDLTPIPVTGDDELARLTESFNTMLRALAESRGRQSRLVADAGHELRTPLTSLRTNMELLIAAGRPGAPSIPDEDMAELRTDVVAQIQELSTLVGDLVDLAREDAPETVFERVDLADAVERSLERARRRRNEIDFEATLMPWFVYGDQAGLSRAVLNVLDNAAKWSPSGGEVRIAMRQIGDGLLELTVDDAGPGIPEEDRELVFERFYRSTASRSMPGSGLGLAIVRQVVVKHGGTIGVEVSERGGALIRIVLPGEGASDPHTLSAN, from the coding sequence ATGGTCGCTCCGTTCGGACGCAAGACGGCTGACGTCGGCGGAAGCTCGCCCACCGCGATGCGGCCGCCGACAGCAATGCGGCCGCCGACTCCTCTGACTCGGTCGGTGTCGTTGCGCTGGCGGGTGACGCTGCTGGCCGCCTCGGTCGTGGCAATTGCGGTCGCGGTCATGGCCATTGCCGCGTACACGGTTGTGTCGCGGGCGCTGTACGGCGATGTGGACACGCAATTGCGTTCTCGTGCATCGGCTTTGGCGGAGTCGACCCTGGTTTCGTACGATCCTCGCTTCGTTGCCGGTGCCACGCTGTACAGCACCGACGTGAGCGTGGCGTTGATCTATCCGGACATGTCGAGCTACAACCCACCCGGGCCGAAGGTTCCGATCGGCGACGCCGAACTCGCCGTGGTGCGCGGAGATCAGGAATCGTCGCTGCGAACGCTCGACGATCAGCGAGTGCTGGCCATCCGCACCGAGGACGGCAGTACCCTCGTCGTCGCGCAACGACTGCTACCCACCGGAGAAGTGCTCGATCGTCTGGCGTGGGTTCTGTTGATCGTGGGTGGCTGCGGCGTGGTGTTGGCTGCCGGCGCAGGCATGGCCGTGGGCCGCACCGGTTTACGGCCGATTGCTCGATTGACAGCCGCTGCCGAACGAGTGGCGCGTACCGATGATCTGACGCCGATCCCGGTAACCGGTGACGACGAATTAGCCCGTTTGACAGAGAGTTTCAACACGATGCTCCGGGCGCTCGCCGAATCTCGTGGCAGGCAGAGCAGATTGGTCGCCGACGCAGGCCACGAACTGCGCACACCGTTGACATCGCTTCGGACCAACATGGAGTTGCTCATCGCGGCCGGTCGCCCCGGTGCGCCGTCCATTCCGGACGAGGACATGGCCGAACTGCGAACCGACGTGGTGGCGCAGATTCAGGAACTGTCCACGCTGGTAGGAGATCTGGTCGATCTGGCGCGTGAGGACGCACCCGAGACGGTGTTCGAGCGCGTCGACCTCGCCGATGCCGTCGAACGCAGCCTCGAACGAGCACGCCGACGCCGCAACGAAATCGACTTCGAGGCAACGCTGATGCCGTGGTTCGTCTACGGCGACCAGGCGGGACTGTCGCGGGCAGTGCTGAACGTGCTGGACAACGCAGCGAAGTGGAGTCCGAGCGGCGGGGAAGTACGAATCGCTATGCGGCAGATCGGTGATGGTCTTCTCGAGTTGACGGTGGACGACGCGGGCCCGGGCATCCCCGAGGAAGATCGCGAGTTGGTGTTCGAGCGCTTCTACCGCTCCACGGCGTCGCGCTCGATGCCCGGAAGTGGCCTGGGGCTTGCCATCGTGCGACAGGTGGTCGTCAAGCACGGCGGCACCATCGGGGTCGAGGTATCCGAACGCGGCGGTGCGCTCATTCGGATCGTGCTGCCGGGCGAAGGTGCCTCGGATCCCCACACACTCTCGGCAAACTGA
- a CDS encoding trimeric intracellular cation channel family protein, with amino-acid sequence MLLDVLGLIGIAVFAASGALVGVHRRLDLFGVCVVGITTGIGGGIIRDLLLGIHPPTSLDTWPNITVGFFASLAVFVAHRQMGKVRRGVLVLDAFGMGLFASTGATIALAAGGSALSGALIGTTTAVAGGVIRDVLVNEVPLLLHRDLYALPALLGASTVVLADVLALPENVGLVVGTVLATGLRLLALWRKWNLPLARNLPVL; translated from the coding sequence ATGCTTCTCGACGTGTTGGGTCTGATCGGTATCGCGGTGTTCGCCGCGTCGGGTGCCCTGGTCGGAGTGCATCGACGACTGGACCTATTCGGGGTCTGCGTCGTGGGAATCACGACGGGTATCGGCGGTGGGATCATTCGTGATCTGCTTCTGGGAATCCACCCGCCGACGTCGTTGGACACGTGGCCGAACATCACCGTCGGCTTTTTTGCGTCGCTGGCCGTGTTCGTGGCTCATCGGCAGATGGGCAAGGTACGACGCGGCGTTCTCGTGCTCGACGCCTTCGGGATGGGGCTGTTTGCGTCGACCGGTGCGACGATCGCGTTGGCTGCAGGCGGAAGCGCCCTGTCGGGAGCCCTCATCGGCACCACGACGGCGGTGGCCGGCGGCGTGATCCGCGACGTGCTGGTCAACGAAGTGCCCCTGCTGCTGCACCGAGACCTGTACGCCTTGCCGGCCTTGCTCGGCGCGTCGACGGTCGTGTTGGCCGATGTTCTGGCACTGCCGGAGAACGTGGGACTGGTAGTGGGAACAGTGCTTGCGACCGGGTTGCGTCTGCTTGCGCTGTGGCGGAAGTGGAACCTCCCGCTCGCACGGAACCTTCCGGTGCTCTAG